One region of Candidatus Aegiribacteria sp. genomic DNA includes:
- a CDS encoding sodium:solute symporter — MLVNYLAVGAYAVLIMIIGLLGMRKTRSYNDFLLGGGKVGPWMTAFSYGTAYFSAVLFIGFAGKLGWGFGLSALWIALGNSLIGVLGVWLLLGHRIKSATHSLGVKTMPEYLEARFNSPFLKGFTAVAIFVFFIPYTAAVFMGLSYLFESTFQLPYAWILLFMGLFTGVYLIMGGYRSMAMIDVIFGIVMTIGVLVLFRFTLEKGGGLPNIISSLKAIEPKLIGSVGPPGIIPLLSLVFLTSVAPFAMPQLVQKFYAVRDRKAVRIGTVASTIFALLVTGIAYFTGALTRVFLSPANTPEAFGEGGTPIFDALMPELLTTVIPGALSVIILLLVLSASMSTLAALVLISSSTVTKDFYHGFINKKASDRTLTKLGRLSSGFFIILSMILAWQKPAVIVTILSISWGAIASVFLGPFIWGLFSKMIGKAGAITASTMGLSVCLILFILWGASKVPQAASTGMLVSLIIPALFVGYRKLRST; from the coding sequence ATGCTTGTTAATTACCTTGCAGTAGGGGCGTATGCGGTTCTTATCATGATAATTGGTCTTTTAGGAATGCGGAAAACCCGTTCTTACAACGATTTCCTTCTCGGCGGTGGTAAAGTTGGTCCATGGATGACCGCGTTTTCCTACGGCACCGCATACTTCTCAGCTGTACTTTTTATAGGCTTCGCAGGCAAACTTGGCTGGGGATTCGGTCTCTCCGCTCTCTGGATAGCCCTTGGTAATTCATTAATAGGTGTACTTGGTGTCTGGCTTCTGCTTGGTCACAGGATAAAATCGGCAACTCATTCCCTCGGCGTCAAAACAATGCCTGAATATCTGGAAGCAAGATTCAACAGTCCATTTCTGAAAGGTTTCACTGCTGTCGCCATTTTTGTATTCTTCATACCTTATACTGCAGCGGTCTTCATGGGATTGAGCTACCTCTTCGAATCCACATTTCAGCTTCCATATGCATGGATACTGCTTTTCATGGGGCTGTTTACGGGTGTATACCTTATAATGGGCGGATACAGATCCATGGCAATGATTGATGTTATCTTCGGAATCGTTATGACTATAGGTGTTCTCGTTCTTTTCCGTTTTACTCTGGAAAAGGGAGGAGGCTTACCGAACATAATCTCAAGTCTTAAAGCGATTGAACCAAAACTTATTGGCTCTGTAGGACCACCTGGCATTATTCCACTGCTCTCTCTGGTCTTCCTGACCAGTGTAGCCCCTTTCGCGATGCCTCAGCTCGTTCAGAAATTTTACGCTGTCCGCGACCGGAAAGCAGTCAGGATAGGTACCGTAGCTTCTACTATTTTTGCTCTTCTTGTAACCGGGATAGCCTACTTCACGGGAGCGCTTACAAGGGTATTCCTTTCTCCCGCAAACACTCCAGAAGCATTTGGAGAAGGTGGAACACCAATTTTTGACGCTTTAATGCCGGAGCTTCTGACAACAGTGATTCCCGGAGCTCTCTCTGTTATTATTCTGCTCCTTGTTCTCTCAGCATCGATGTCCACACTTGCAGCTCTTGTTCTGATATCCAGCTCAACTGTTACTAAGGATTTTTATCACGGTTTCATCAATAAGAAAGCCTCAGACAGAACACTTACAAAACTGGGCAGGCTGAGCAGCGGATTCTTCATTATTCTGTCAATGATTCTGGCCTGGCAGAAACCCGCTGTAATAGTAACCATATTGTCAATATCCTGGGGTGCTATAGCTTCGGTGTTCCTCGGACCATTTATCTGGGGACTGTTCTCAAAAATGATCGGGAAAGCCGGAGCCATAACTGCATCCACTATGGGGCTTTCCGTATGCCTGATACTCTTCATCCTGTGGGGCGCTTCAAAGGTTCCCCAGGCTGCTTCCACAGGTATGCTTGTATCCCTTATCATCCCTGCTCTGTTTGTCGGTTATCGAAAGCTCAGATCAACATGA